The following DNA comes from Methanobrevibacter olleyae.
TGATACTCATTATGTAATTGGTTCTACAATGGGGCCACACCCCTTTCCAACAATAGTTAGAGATTTCCAAGCAGTGATTAGTGAAGAGATAAAAGAACAAATATTAGAACTTGAAGGAAAATTGCCTAATATGGTTATTGCTTGTGTTGGTGGAGGAAGTAATGCAATGGGTGCATTTTATAACTTTCTTAATGATAAAGAAGTCAGACTTGTAGGAGTTGAAGCTGCAGGCAATGGAATTGATACAGAATATCATGCAGCAACAATAGCTAAAGGAGAGCTAGGTATATTCCATGGTATGAAATCCTATTTCTGTCAGGCTAACTATGGCCAAATTTCTCCAGTATACTCTATCTCAGCAGGTCTTGATTATCCTGGAATTGGCCCGGAACATGCTTATTTACATGATATTGGGAGAGCTAAATATGTTTCAGCTACAGATGATGAAGCAGTTGAGGCATTTGAATATCTATCAAGAATGGAAGGTATTATTCCAGCTATTGAATCTTCTCATGCAATAGCTTATGCAATGAAAGTTGCAGGATATATGGATAAAGATGATATAATTGTTATTAATCTATCTGGCCGTGGAGATAAAGATGTGGCAGCTATTGCTCGTTATAAAGGAGTAGAATTATACGAATAATTCTAGCAAAAATAAAAAAGATAAAATGGTTTTTGATAAATCTTTAAAAGGTGTTTAAATGAGTGAAAAA
Coding sequences within:
- the trpB gene encoding tryptophan synthase subunit beta, which gives rise to MSRGRFGVHGGQYMSETLMNELLNLEKQYNHFKEDPEFVEELNTLLKEYAGRPSLLYYAKRMTEDLGGAKIYLKREDLNHTGAHKINNVLGQCLLAKKMGKTRVIAETGAGQHGVATATAAALLGMECEVFMGEEDTKRQALNVFRMELLGAKVHTVTTGSKVLKDAVNDAFREWISRVDDTHYVIGSTMGPHPFPTIVRDFQAVISEEIKEQILELEGKLPNMVIACVGGGSNAMGAFYNFLNDKEVRLVGVEAAGNGIDTEYHAATIAKGELGIFHGMKSYFCQANYGQISPVYSISAGLDYPGIGPEHAYLHDIGRAKYVSATDDEAVEAFEYLSRMEGIIPAIESSHAIAYAMKVAGYMDKDDIIVINLSGRGDKDVAAIARYKGVELYE